The DNA region TACTTTTACCTTGTTTAGTTAATTGATCAATAATAGTATATATTTCAGCTTTTGCACCAACATCAACACCTCTTGTAGGCTCGTCTAGAATCCAAATAGAAGGGTTTGCTTCTAGTAATTTTGCAAAAACAACTTTTTGTTGATTTCCCCCACTTAAATTGCCAGTATTTTGTAATACACTACTTATTCTTATATTTAATTGTTTTACATGTTTATTTATTTGCTGCATTTCTAGTTTTTTATCAATATGTATACCTTTTGTTAGTTTCTTCAAGGAGCTAAGAGATATATTCTCTTTTATATTTCTTATTAAAACTAATCCCTCCTGTTTTCTGTCATCTGATACGAAACCGATACCTGCAGCTAATGCCTTTATAGGCGAAGAGCAATCTTTAATTTCTCCATTAATAAGAATTGACCCACTATTCATAGGTAATGCTCCATATATAATTTTTGATAATTCGATTGTTCCTGATCCTATCAATCCAGCTATTCCTAATACCTCACCTTTATGAAGTTCTAAACTTAATTTTTTGATAAGTTTACTGTTAATATTCTGTAGCTCTAATACAACCTCTTTTTGTATATAGTTACGTTCTGGATATAAGTTATCTAGACTTCTACCCACCATCATTGATACAACATCATCATAATCTGTCTCACCAATATTTTTAGTCGCTATATATTTGCCATCTCTTAAAACTGTTATTCTATCTGATATTTGGAATATTTCATCCATACGATGAGATATATAAAGAATAGAAATATTTTTCTTTTTTAGATCTTCAATTATTGCAAATAATACCCTCATCTCATCATCCGTTAAAGCAGCAGTTGGTTCATCCATAATTATGACTTTAGCTCCAATGGTTAAACATTTTGCGATCTCAACCATTTGTGTTTCAGCTACTGATAAACTTTTAACTTTTGTCTTACAGTTAAACGCGAGCCCGAGTTTATCCAATACTTCTTGTGCATTATTATAAAGTGTTTTCCAATCTATTTTACCCATTTTTGTTTTAGGTAGTCTGCCTAAGTACATATTTTCTGCAACAGATAAATCTAGAATCATATTAAACTCCTGATATATCATTGCTATTCCTTTATTTTCTGCATCTTTTGTGGAATGGAACTTTACTTCTTTTTCTTCCATGTACATCTTACCTGATGTGTATGACTGCGCACCTGATATAATCTTCATTAAAGTGGATTTTCCTGCACCATTTTCACCACAAAGTGCATGAACTTCACCTTGTTTAACATCCAAATGAACTCCGTCTAAAGCTTTCACACCAGGGAAAACTTTAACAATTGAATCCAACTTAAGTATTAGGTTCTTATTTTGCATTTTCTTCCCCCTTTGAGTACTTTTAATGCGAATCATTGAATTAATATGCGCATCCTGCAACTAGAATAACATTTGTGTAAGGTGTAAACTCTCCAGTTAAAATAATGGCTTTTGCCATTTTACTTTGTTCTTTAAGTTCTACATGGTTTATATAATCAACAGGGATTTCTTTTGGTAAAAGTTCCAATGATTTATTATGAAAGTCTAAACTAAAGTTCTTAGCTTCTAATGCAAAAGTTGCTTTTTCAACGATAATATATTTTAATATTTCTTCTAAAACATCTAAATATCCTGGATTACCTTCCTTCCAGCCTAGATCTATGCGTTCAACGCCTTTAGGTATCGGCAGTCCAGCATCCCCTATTACAATAGTATCCATATGTCTGATTTCTGCTAAAACTCTTGCTAATTGTGGGTGAAGAATTCCTTTTTTAAGCATTTTTTTCCTCCATTTTTTTTACTAGTTATTTGAAATAAATTCTTCGATTTCTTTTCTTGTTGGCATTGCCGGGGTTGTTCCTAATCTTTGTACAGCTATAGCTGCAAGAGCATTTGCAAATCTTGCTGCTTCCCATAAGTCTTTTCCATCAGCTAATGCCGCAACTAATCCTCCATTAAAAGCATCTCCTGCACCTGTTGTATCTATCGCTTTTACTTTATATGCTGGAATTATTTCTTGTTTGCTTTCTGATGCAATAAAAACACCTCTACTGCCCAAGGTTATTAATACATTTTTTACGCCCTTATCAAAAAACCAATCAGCTGCTTTACTTGCACTTTCTTGACTATCAATGCATATTCCCGTTAAAATTTCCGCTTCAACTTCGTTTGGTGTTATAATATCAACCTTTTTAAGAATTACATCACTAATCGGTTGTACCGGTGCAGTGTTTAAAATGACTTTCACACCATTTTTCTTGGCTATGTCAATGACTTTCTCAACTGCAGATATATTTGTTTCTAACTGTGTTAATAAATAACCCGATTCTTCTATAATCTCTGAAATTGATTCAACTTCTTTATCACCTATTGCGCTACACGCCCCCAAAACCACTACTATCTTATTTTCACTGGTTTCTTCGTCCACCATAATTAAAGCCGATCCTGTTTCTATCTCTTCTGAATAAAACAGGCTGCTTGTATCCATCTCCAAAGTTTTCATTGCATCCAAAGCTACTTCTGCAAATAAATCTTTCCCTAATTTAGTAACCATGGTTACATCAGCTCCGGCTTTGTGTGCTGCAACTCCTTGATTAAAACCTTTTCCTCCTGGCCCCATTTTAAATAGGCTGCCTATCACTGTTTCACCAGCCACTGGCAAATGAGGTGTTCTTGCCATTAAATCTACTACAAAGCTTCCAAATACCATTACTTTTTTTTTCATTTTTGCCTCCATTTATGTTTAATAGGTATTATCATTTTTTGAAATACCAGATACTAATGCGATGCCGCTACTTGTTCCAATCCGGTCAGCTCCTGCTTCAATAATTGCATTTAAATCCTCTTGATTTTTTATACCTCCACTAGCTTTAACTAATGCTTTTCCATTAACCGTTTTTTTCATCAATTTTACATCATCTACTGTAGCCCCTCCCGTACTAAAACCTGTAGATGTTTTCACAAAATCTGCTC from Petrocella atlantisensis includes:
- a CDS encoding sugar ABC transporter ATP-binding protein, with the protein product MQNKNLILKLDSIVKVFPGVKALDGVHLDVKQGEVHALCGENGAGKSTLMKIISGAQSYTSGKMYMEEKEVKFHSTKDAENKGIAMIYQEFNMILDLSVAENMYLGRLPKTKMGKIDWKTLYNNAQEVLDKLGLAFNCKTKVKSLSVAETQMVEIAKCLTIGAKVIIMDEPTAALTDDEMRVLFAIIEDLKKKNISILYISHRMDEIFQISDRITVLRDGKYIATKNIGETDYDDVVSMMVGRSLDNLYPERNYIQKEVVLELQNINSKLIKKLSLELHKGEVLGIAGLIGSGTIELSKIIYGALPMNSGSILINGEIKDCSSPIKALAAGIGFVSDDRKQEGLVLIRNIKENISLSSLKKLTKGIHIDKKLEMQQINKHVKQLNIRISSVLQNTGNLSGGNQQKVVFAKLLEANPSIWILDEPTRGVDVGAKAEIYTIIDQLTKQGKSIILISTDLPELIGMSDRVLVMREGKIVIEFEKSKANQENILAYASGGVNGNE
- the rbsD gene encoding D-ribose pyranase → MLKKGILHPQLARVLAEIRHMDTIVIGDAGLPIPKGVERIDLGWKEGNPGYLDVLEEILKYIIVEKATFALEAKNFSLDFHNKSLELLPKEIPVDYINHVELKEQSKMAKAIILTGEFTPYTNVILVAGCAY
- the rbsK gene encoding ribokinase, with product MKKKVMVFGSFVVDLMARTPHLPVAGETVIGSLFKMGPGGKGFNQGVAAHKAGADVTMVTKLGKDLFAEVALDAMKTLEMDTSSLFYSEEIETGSALIMVDEETSENKIVVVLGACSAIGDKEVESISEIIEESGYLLTQLETNISAVEKVIDIAKKNGVKVILNTAPVQPISDVILKKVDIITPNEVEAEILTGICIDSQESASKAADWFFDKGVKNVLITLGSRGVFIASESKQEIIPAYKVKAIDTTGAGDAFNGGLVAALADGKDLWEAARFANALAAIAVQRLGTTPAMPTRKEIEEFISNN